One region of Terriglobales bacterium genomic DNA includes:
- a CDS encoding M1 family aminopeptidase, with amino-acid sequence MALLAAAAPALAQAPTPPPEGRAPALYRQLRAVGLDPARVYRVRDVSIDRRALHVTFADGMIAFTKTIEGRVTGAFFAGEGEVLVSPPTRVDRASLALFTGAAILEQKFTSAYLRFNDDTFEQLLPDMRTAENPQEFIQKWDTVAQNLADADALRLLDTLTAERSADASDDRTLHVRVGGTAFGTFDLYFDGRLPEDVWVGQVAQSDAGVFYDLWTSFASGPGQRLNRRGAAPDPAAGPEEPLRVSKYVIRARVQPPHELEGDARLTVEAPRSGRRMFAFELSRFLQVTTATVRYPGSTVEEPAEIIQNEALKGTQLERRGNDLIAVVLPRAAPAGAAMQLRFRYSGAVMSEAGSGLLYVGARGIWYPNRGFQMADYDLEFRYPQNWTLVATGKRMSQETVEGEQVARYATEHPIPVAGFNLGQYERAQAKAGEVGVTTYVTQTVERSAAARASGPQAPLLPPPPRNPRLPQPVPLPETPPDPSRQAQNVADSAARTVDWLSRRLGPFPYSSLSLTQLPGAVSQGWPGLVFLSSYVFLTREERMHRSLGDFGTIMYEQLMPAHEIGHQWFGDQIGWRTYRDQWLSEALANYAALLMIEQQNPAAFRNVMEHYRQNLLRKDTGRENREAGPVTLGARLSSSKFPDGYETVTYGRGTWLLHMLREMLRDTAAERPRRGPRGARVEQRVDGDEPFFRAMRSLVTDFRYKTISNEDVQKALEAVLPEPAQYEGRKSLDWFFQGWVEGAAIPRFEVDDVKFTPRGESTVVTGKLLQKEAPEWLITSVPIYAAAAGSGKPTYLGRVFADAGETSFRFTAPAGARKLLIDPEKTVLSRP; translated from the coding sequence GTGGCGCTGCTGGCCGCGGCCGCGCCGGCGCTTGCGCAGGCGCCGACGCCGCCTCCGGAAGGGCGCGCTCCGGCCCTCTACCGGCAGTTGCGCGCCGTCGGGCTCGATCCGGCGCGGGTGTACCGTGTGCGCGACGTCTCCATCGACCGCCGCGCCCTGCACGTCACCTTCGCCGACGGCATGATCGCCTTCACCAAGACCATCGAAGGACGCGTTACTGGCGCGTTCTTCGCCGGCGAAGGCGAAGTGCTGGTGTCGCCGCCGACGCGCGTGGACCGCGCGTCGCTGGCGCTGTTCACCGGCGCCGCCATCCTGGAGCAGAAGTTCACCTCGGCCTACCTGCGCTTCAACGACGACACCTTCGAGCAACTCTTGCCCGACATGCGCACGGCCGAGAACCCGCAGGAGTTCATCCAGAAGTGGGACACGGTGGCGCAGAACCTTGCCGACGCCGACGCGCTGCGCCTGCTCGACACCTTGACCGCCGAGCGCTCGGCCGACGCAAGCGACGACCGCACCCTGCACGTGCGCGTGGGCGGAACCGCGTTCGGGACCTTCGATCTGTACTTCGACGGGCGCCTGCCGGAGGACGTGTGGGTCGGCCAGGTGGCCCAGAGCGATGCAGGTGTCTTCTACGACCTGTGGACGTCGTTTGCATCGGGTCCCGGCCAGCGGCTGAACCGGCGGGGAGCGGCGCCTGACCCGGCAGCCGGCCCGGAAGAGCCGTTGCGGGTCAGCAAGTACGTGATCCGTGCGCGGGTGCAGCCGCCGCACGAACTGGAAGGCGACGCGCGGCTCACGGTGGAAGCGCCGCGCAGCGGACGCCGGATGTTTGCCTTTGAGCTGTCGCGCTTCCTGCAGGTCACGACCGCGACCGTGCGCTATCCGGGAAGCACGGTGGAGGAGCCCGCCGAGATCATCCAGAACGAGGCGCTGAAGGGAACGCAGCTCGAACGCCGCGGCAATGACCTGATCGCCGTGGTCCTGCCGCGGGCAGCGCCCGCAGGCGCCGCGATGCAGCTCAGGTTCCGGTACAGCGGAGCGGTGATGAGCGAAGCCGGCAGCGGACTGCTGTACGTGGGCGCGCGCGGCATCTGGTATCCCAATCGCGGGTTCCAGATGGCCGATTACGACCTGGAGTTCCGCTATCCGCAGAACTGGACGCTGGTGGCCACCGGAAAGCGAATGTCGCAGGAGACGGTGGAAGGCGAGCAGGTGGCGCGGTATGCGACCGAGCATCCGATTCCGGTCGCCGGCTTCAATCTCGGGCAGTACGAGCGGGCGCAGGCGAAGGCGGGCGAGGTGGGCGTGACCACTTATGTGACGCAGACGGTGGAGCGCTCGGCGGCGGCGCGTGCCAGCGGGCCGCAGGCGCCGCTGCTGCCCCCTCCGCCGCGAAATCCGCGGCTGCCTCAGCCGGTGCCCCTGCCGGAAACGCCGCCCGATCCTTCCCGTCAGGCGCAGAACGTGGCCGATAGCGCGGCGCGCACGGTCGATTGGCTGTCGCGCCGCCTGGGGCCGTTTCCATACAGCAGCCTGTCGCTCACGCAACTGCCGGGCGCGGTGAGCCAGGGCTGGCCGGGCCTGGTGTTTCTCTCCAGCTACGTTTTCCTCACGCGCGAGGAGCGCATGCACCGCTCGCTGGGCGACTTCGGCACAATCATGTACGAGCAGCTCATGCCAGCGCACGAGATCGGACACCAGTGGTTCGGCGACCAGATCGGATGGCGCACGTACCGCGACCAGTGGCTCTCCGAGGCGCTGGCCAACTACGCGGCGCTGCTCATGATCGAACAGCAGAACCCGGCGGCGTTCCGCAACGTCATGGAGCACTACCGGCAGAACCTGCTGCGCAAGGACACGGGCCGCGAAAATCGCGAGGCCGGGCCGGTCACGCTGGGTGCGCGGCTGTCGTCATCGAAATTTCCTGATGGCTACGAGACCGTGACCTATGGCCGCGGCACCTGGCTGCTGCACATGCTGCGCGAGATGCTGCGCGACACCGCGGCTGAGCGTCCACGCCGCGGCCCGCGCGGCGCGCGCGTGGAGCAGCGCGTTGACGGCGATGAGCCGTTTTTCCGTGCCATGCGCTCGCTGGTCACCGACTTTCGCTACAAGACGATTTCCAATGAGGATGTGCAGAAGGCGCTCGAAGCCGTGTTGCCCGAGCCGGCGCAGTACGAAGGCCGCAAGTCGCTGGACTGGTTTTTCCAGGGGTGGGTGGAAGGCGCCGCGATCCCGCGCTTCGAAGTGGACGACGTGAAGTTCACACCGCGTGGCGAATCAACCGTGGTGACCGGCAAGCTGCTGCAAAAAGAAGCGCCTGAATGGCTGATCACCAGCGTGCCGATCTACGCGGCGGCGGCAGGAAGCGGCAAGCCAACCTATCTGGGCCGCGTTTTTGCCGACGCGGGCGAGACGAGTTTCCGCTTCACGGCCCCGGCGGGCGCGCGTAAGCTGCTGATCGATCCGGAGAAGACCGTCCTCAGCCGCCCGTAA
- a CDS encoding SpoIIE family protein phosphatase has product MAFLRNTAAGPAPATPKPPVRPSVEGHSVDAYYQAARTGGDFFEFAITPSGRLLVVLLDVAGERDEAFVVESAVQARMRDLGPELFSDPEGNDAISLSSLTMELNRTIIEAAGGVRCAPGFLACYEPSLGALWYVNAGHTPGLVRDPVHVATLGASGVPMGLFSHAVHDAQLSVLQPASAMLLVSRGTVEAAGRLEAGLERAREVLQSSALHSAGDLCKAALAGTLGKPSRTDSAIHALKRLAGPQENDRTAVAVIRR; this is encoded by the coding sequence ATGGCGTTTCTGCGCAACACAGCAGCCGGCCCCGCCCCCGCCACGCCCAAGCCTCCCGTGCGTCCGTCCGTGGAAGGCCACAGCGTTGACGCGTACTACCAGGCCGCGCGCACCGGCGGCGACTTCTTCGAGTTCGCCATAACGCCCTCCGGACGGCTGCTGGTGGTGCTGCTCGACGTGGCCGGCGAGCGCGACGAGGCCTTCGTGGTCGAGTCGGCCGTGCAAGCCCGCATGCGCGACCTCGGCCCGGAGTTGTTCTCCGATCCGGAAGGCAACGACGCCATCTCGCTCTCCAGCCTCACCATGGAATTGAACCGGACGATCATCGAGGCGGCCGGCGGCGTACGCTGCGCTCCCGGCTTCCTGGCCTGCTACGAGCCCAGCCTCGGCGCGCTCTGGTACGTCAATGCCGGACACACGCCCGGCCTGGTGCGCGATCCCGTTCACGTTGCCACGCTCGGCGCCAGCGGCGTGCCCATGGGCCTGTTCTCGCACGCCGTGCACGACGCGCAACTCAGCGTGCTGCAGCCCGCCTCCGCCATGCTGCTTGTTTCGCGGGGCACGGTGGAAGCCGCCGGGCGCCTGGAAGCGGGCCTCGAACGCGCCCGCGAAGTGCTGCAGAGTTCCGCCCTGCACTCCGCGGGCGACCTGTGCAAGGCGGCGCTGGCGGGAACGCTTGGCAAGCCTTCCCGAACGGATTCGGCGATCCACGCCCTCAAGCGCCTCGCCGGGCCGCAGGAAAACGACCGCACGGCCGTGGCGGTCATTCGCCGCTGA
- a CDS encoding peptidylprolyl isomerase codes for MKRLFLVPGMLLVAAVCLSADTVVEEIVARVNSDIITRSELQRSRQQLLQELRQGGPQEEAKQPERERDLLRDLIDRQLLLQKGKDLGITGDTEVVKRLDQMRKQMNLDSMEDLEKAAQQQGVSFEDYKQNLRDSIITQAVISREVGSHIQMTAEETKAFYDQHQKELERPEEVRLSEILVSTAPKPPANASGDANAQQPAPAGDDPQAIATAETKARALLDSIRKGAAFDDVARKNSDGPTAAQGGDIGYFKRGTLAKSLEDVTFGLKAGEVSDVIRTKQGFVVLKVTEHIMPGVPPMKDVEQNIQEAIYYQKLQPALRSYLTKLREEAYIDIKPGFVDSGASPNQTKPVMTAASAEQDKDKGKLKKKKHFIFF; via the coding sequence ATGAAGAGGTTGTTCCTTGTTCCGGGAATGCTGCTGGTAGCCGCCGTGTGCCTCTCGGCCGATACGGTGGTGGAAGAAATTGTCGCGCGCGTGAACAGCGACATCATCACCCGCAGCGAGCTGCAGCGCAGCCGCCAACAGCTGCTCCAGGAACTGCGCCAGGGAGGTCCGCAGGAAGAAGCCAAGCAGCCCGAGCGTGAACGAGACCTGCTGCGCGACCTGATCGACCGCCAGCTGCTTCTGCAGAAGGGCAAGGACCTGGGGATCACCGGCGATACCGAGGTGGTGAAGCGCCTCGACCAGATGCGCAAGCAGATGAACCTCGACTCGATGGAGGACCTGGAAAAGGCCGCACAGCAGCAGGGCGTCTCTTTCGAGGACTACAAGCAGAATTTGCGCGACAGCATCATCACCCAGGCGGTCATCAGCCGCGAAGTCGGCTCGCATATCCAGATGACTGCCGAGGAAACCAAGGCCTTTTACGACCAGCACCAGAAAGAGCTCGAGCGCCCGGAAGAAGTCCGCCTCAGCGAAATCCTGGTCTCCACCGCGCCCAAGCCGCCGGCGAATGCCTCCGGAGATGCCAACGCTCAGCAACCCGCGCCGGCCGGCGACGATCCGCAAGCCATCGCCACCGCCGAAACCAAGGCCAGGGCGCTGCTCGACAGCATTCGTAAAGGCGCGGCTTTTGACGATGTCGCCAGGAAGAATTCCGACGGACCGACGGCCGCGCAGGGTGGCGACATCGGCTACTTCAAGCGCGGCACACTCGCCAAGTCGCTGGAAGACGTCACCTTCGGCCTGAAGGCGGGCGAGGTCTCAGACGTGATCCGCACCAAGCAGGGCTTTGTCGTGCTGAAGGTGACCGAGCACATCATGCCCGGCGTTCCGCCCATGAAGGATGTGGAGCAGAACATTCAGGAAGCCATCTACTACCAGAAGCTGCAACCGGCCCTGCGCTCCTATCTCACCAAGCTGCGCGAAGAGGCCTACATCGACATCAAGCCGGGTTTCGTCGATTCCGGCGCCAGCCCCAACCAGACCAAGCCGGTCATGACCGCAGCCTCCGCAGAGCAGGACAAGGACAAGGGCAAGCTGAAGAAGAAAAAGCATTTTATTTTCTTCTAG
- a CDS encoding HD domain-containing protein — translation MKDFYICDAARHENKTITSTFVVASKQVRPRKSGELFLQLTLADRTGHLDAKMWDNVADALGAFEQDDFIKAKGLINRFNNKFQFTIHKLRRLEEAEVDYTDYLPKTTKDVDQLWQKVGEFVASFQNRHLKALVESFMADPEIASRYKQAPAAKTLHHAFIGGLLDHVVSLSQLCDLACRNYPQIDRDLLLTGAFLHDIGKIYELSYSRSFTYTTRGQLLGHMIIELEMLQAKLAALPDFPAELKTLIEHLIISHHGQYEFGSPKLPMFPEALMLHYLDDLDSKMESMRAHLERDSGIEGEWAGYNPSLGRPLLNPRKLLERARPAQQPEPASAQENASAVAAGSSNGPDPKQT, via the coding sequence ATGAAAGACTTCTATATTTGCGACGCGGCCCGGCACGAGAACAAGACCATCACTTCCACCTTCGTCGTCGCGTCCAAGCAGGTCCGCCCGCGCAAGAGCGGCGAGCTGTTTCTCCAGCTCACGCTCGCCGACCGCACCGGCCACCTCGACGCCAAAATGTGGGACAACGTGGCCGACGCGCTCGGCGCCTTCGAGCAGGACGATTTCATCAAGGCCAAGGGCCTCATCAACCGCTTCAACAACAAGTTCCAGTTCACTATCCACAAGCTGCGCCGGCTGGAAGAAGCGGAAGTTGACTACACCGACTACCTGCCAAAGACGACCAAAGACGTTGACCAGCTCTGGCAGAAGGTGGGCGAATTCGTGGCTTCATTCCAGAACCGCCATCTGAAGGCGCTGGTCGAGTCCTTCATGGCCGATCCGGAAATCGCTTCGCGCTACAAGCAGGCGCCGGCGGCCAAGACGCTGCATCACGCCTTCATCGGCGGACTGCTCGACCATGTGGTTTCCCTGTCCCAGCTCTGCGACCTGGCTTGCCGCAACTATCCGCAGATTGATCGCGACCTGCTGCTGACCGGCGCGTTCCTGCACGACATCGGCAAGATCTACGAGCTCAGCTACAGCCGGTCGTTCACTTACACCACGCGCGGCCAGCTCCTCGGCCACATGATCATCGAGCTGGAAATGCTGCAGGCCAAGCTCGCTGCCCTGCCGGACTTCCCGGCCGAGCTGAAAACGCTGATCGAGCACCTCATCATCAGCCATCACGGGCAGTACGAGTTCGGCTCGCCCAAGCTGCCCATGTTCCCCGAGGCGCTGATGCTGCACTACCTCGACGACCTGGATTCGAAGATGGAGAGCATGCGCGCGCACCTGGAGCGCGACAGTGGCATCGAGGGCGAATGGGCGGGATACAACCCGTCCCTGGGGCGCCCACTGCTGAATCCCAGGAAGCTGCTGGAGCGCGCCAGGCCGGCGCAACAGCCCGAGCCTGCTTCTGCTCAGGAAAACGCCTCCGCGGTTGCCGCCGGCAGCAGCAACGGCCCTGATCCGAAGCAGACCTAG
- a CDS encoding YtxH domain-containing protein — protein MKSFLVGLGVGIGLGVLFAPMSGEETRRNLSERASDLADSARETTGEIADRVRSGMSAIRGGAERASERVGGL, from the coding sequence ATGAAAAGCTTTCTGGTGGGTTTGGGTGTGGGCATCGGCCTGGGGGTGCTGTTTGCGCCGATGAGCGGCGAAGAGACGCGCCGCAATCTGAGCGAGAGAGCGTCTGATCTGGCCGATTCGGCGCGCGAGACCACCGGCGAAATCGCCGACCGCGTGCGCTCCGGGATGAGCGCCATCCGCGGCGGCGCCGAGCGCGCCAGCGAGCGTGTGGGTGGTCTCTAA
- a CDS encoding prepilin-type N-terminal cleavage/methylation domain-containing protein, whose product MRKQAGFSLIELLIVVAIILILAAIAIPSLLRSRISANESSAVASIRSINTAQVTYNVTYPDQGFSDNLAKLGSPSGGTPVSSAAAGLLDWVLGCATQPCPKSGYQFAITGVSGTPVNTYSVQAVPLIPGQTGYRGFCSDQLSHMTYDPAGGNNCTAALQ is encoded by the coding sequence ATGCGTAAACAAGCTGGCTTCTCACTGATTGAGCTGCTGATCGTCGTAGCCATCATTCTGATCCTCGCGGCCATTGCCATCCCCAGCTTGCTGCGTTCGCGTATTTCTGCGAACGAGTCGTCCGCCGTGGCCTCCATTCGCAGCATCAACACCGCCCAGGTCACGTACAACGTCACCTATCCGGACCAGGGGTTCTCCGACAACCTGGCCAAACTGGGCAGTCCCTCGGGCGGAACGCCAGTCAGCAGCGCGGCCGCCGGCCTTCTCGACTGGGTCCTCGGCTGCGCCACGCAGCCTTGCCCCAAAAGCGGATACCAGTTCGCCATCACCGGTGTCTCTGGCACTCCGGTCAACACATATAGCGTGCAGGCCGTCCCTCTGATCCCGGGCCAGACTGGCTACCGCGGGTTCTGCTCCGACCAATTGAGCCACATGACCTACGATCCCGCAGGGGGAAACAACTGTACGGCCGCCCTGCAGTAG
- a CDS encoding DUF177 domain-containing protein → MFISVKELRVEQREFDEHFRPGAIDLGPDIRQTATLDASGRAELVEEHRGGRQGTIADVRLVGQLATRIELTCARCLEPVARSLERSFDLLYRPTGVDRRGDEVAIHEADTEIGYYSGDGIQVEDALREQVLLAVPVKAVCREDCKGLCPHCGRNLNQETCDCAAPVLDERWSALKDLKDKLQS, encoded by the coding sequence ATGTTTATCAGCGTTAAGGAACTCAGGGTCGAGCAACGGGAGTTTGACGAGCACTTTCGCCCCGGCGCCATCGACCTGGGACCCGACATCCGGCAAACCGCCACGCTCGACGCTTCTGGCCGGGCCGAACTGGTTGAGGAGCACCGCGGAGGGCGCCAGGGCACTATCGCCGATGTCCGGCTGGTGGGCCAACTGGCGACCCGGATCGAACTGACCTGCGCCCGCTGTCTGGAGCCGGTGGCTCGCAGCCTGGAGCGCAGCTTCGATCTGCTTTACCGCCCCACTGGCGTTGACCGGCGCGGCGACGAAGTTGCGATTCACGAAGCCGACACCGAGATCGGATACTACTCCGGTGACGGCATTCAGGTGGAAGACGCCCTGCGCGAACAGGTGCTGCTCGCCGTTCCCGTGAAGGCCGTCTGCCGCGAAGATTGCAAGGGCCTGTGCCCGCATTGCGGGCGCAACCTGAACCAGGAAACCTGCGACTGCGCCGCGCCCGTCCTTGACGAGCGCTGGTCGGCGCTGAAAGACCTGAAAGACAAGCTGCAGAGCTGA
- the rpmF gene encoding 50S ribosomal protein L32: MPNPKRRHSKSRTGKRRSHDFLRTASLSECPNCHERKLPHRACPKCGYYKNREVMDVEEAS, translated from the coding sequence ATGCCTAATCCAAAACGGCGGCATTCCAAGTCGCGCACCGGGAAGCGCCGCTCGCACGACTTCTTGAGGACCGCTTCCCTCTCCGAGTGCCCGAACTGCCACGAGCGCAAGCTGCCGCACCGCGCTTGTCCCAAGTGCGGCTACTATAAGAACCGCGAAGTCATGGACGTGGAAGAAGCCAGCTGA
- the plsX gene encoding phosphate acyltransferase PlsX, giving the protein MPTVIALDAMGSDRAPRPEVEGAILAARHHDVSVLLVGPEAQLRSELHAHPSAAGLPISIVNATEVIGMHEKAAQAVRSKRDSSMRVGVRLVREHRAAGFVTAGNTGAAMATAKLVLGALPGVDRPALAAVFPTAAGTAAILVDVGANVDTKPHNLEQFAVMGEIYSRSIFGIARPRVGLLSNGEEESKGNELTREAYKLLKHHSLNFLGNVEGRDLYNGKLDVIVCDGFVGNVALKISEGMVEAVRHLLKESLNSTITSQVGALLSRRAFADFKKRLDYSEYGGAPLLGIKGVCIVCHGSSNANAIKNALRVAAEFANRGINSKIEQELATNHRREAAAPGAAGAGASTQ; this is encoded by the coding sequence ATGCCGACGGTCATCGCGCTCGATGCCATGGGATCGGACCGGGCCCCCCGGCCCGAGGTCGAAGGCGCCATCCTCGCCGCTCGACACCATGACGTCTCTGTCCTGCTGGTCGGACCCGAAGCGCAGCTTCGCTCCGAACTTCACGCGCATCCGTCCGCCGCGGGACTGCCCATCAGCATCGTGAACGCCACCGAAGTCATCGGCATGCACGAGAAGGCCGCGCAGGCCGTCCGCTCCAAGCGCGACTCCAGCATGCGCGTGGGCGTGCGCCTGGTGCGCGAGCATCGCGCCGCCGGCTTCGTCACTGCCGGAAACACGGGCGCAGCGATGGCCACCGCCAAGCTGGTGCTCGGCGCCCTTCCCGGCGTGGACCGCCCGGCGCTGGCCGCCGTCTTTCCCACCGCCGCCGGCACTGCCGCCATCCTGGTGGACGTGGGCGCCAACGTCGACACCAAGCCGCACAACCTGGAGCAGTTCGCCGTCATGGGTGAGATCTACTCGCGCAGCATCTTCGGCATCGCGCGTCCACGCGTTGGCCTGCTCTCCAACGGCGAAGAAGAATCCAAGGGCAACGAACTCACGCGCGAGGCCTACAAGCTGCTCAAGCACCACAGCCTGAATTTTCTCGGCAACGTGGAAGGCCGCGACCTGTACAACGGCAAGCTCGACGTGATCGTGTGCGATGGCTTTGTCGGCAACGTAGCCCTGAAGATCAGCGAAGGCATGGTCGAAGCCGTCCGCCACCTGCTGAAGGAGTCGCTGAATTCCACGATCACCAGCCAGGTGGGCGCGCTGCTCTCGCGCCGCGCGTTTGCCGATTTCAAGAAGCGCCTTGACTACTCCGAATACGGCGGCGCGCCGCTGCTGGGCATCAAGGGCGTGTGCATCGTGTGCCACGGCTCGTCGAACGCCAACGCCATCAAGAACGCGCTGCGCGTGGCCGCCGAGTTCGCCAACCGCGGGATCAACAGTAAAATCGAGCAGGAACTGGCCACCAACCACCGCCGCGAAGCGGCCGCGCCTGGCGCCGCCGGCGCCGGCGCAAGCACTCAGTAA
- the fabD gene encoding ACP S-malonyltransferase has protein sequence MSHSRTHPPLAFLFPGQGSQYVGMGKELAIMYPAAQQVFDEADAALGTPLSGVIFNGPEDALKLTEKTQPAILAVSIAIFRVLREKGFSPSYVAGHSLGEYSAHVAAGTMDFADAVRTVRQRGRYMQDAVPVGVGAMAAVVGLPLDKLREVCKQAAQGEVVSPANINSPDQIVISGNTGAVTRAAELAKEAGAKRAIMLPVSAPFHCPLMAPAQKRLAADLQHVRFREPEIPVISNIDAEPTSTASYSRDALVRQVTGAVRWEQSMRKLMALGVENFVEVGPGRVLTGLMRQIDKEKTCLNIEDEASLQKFLNHFEPARAEAE, from the coding sequence ATGTCGCACTCGCGCACACATCCGCCGCTCGCCTTTTTGTTTCCGGGACAGGGCTCGCAGTACGTGGGCATGGGCAAGGAACTTGCCATCATGTACCCGGCGGCCCAGCAGGTGTTCGACGAAGCCGATGCTGCCCTGGGCACTCCGCTCAGCGGCGTCATCTTCAACGGTCCCGAGGATGCGCTCAAGCTCACCGAAAAAACGCAGCCTGCCATCCTCGCCGTCTCCATCGCGATCTTTCGCGTGCTGCGCGAAAAAGGATTCAGTCCCAGCTACGTCGCCGGACACAGCCTGGGCGAATACTCTGCCCACGTCGCCGCGGGCACCATGGACTTCGCCGACGCCGTGCGCACCGTGCGCCAGCGCGGGCGCTACATGCAGGACGCGGTGCCGGTCGGCGTGGGCGCGATGGCCGCCGTCGTCGGCCTGCCGCTCGACAAGCTGCGCGAGGTGTGCAAGCAGGCGGCACAAGGCGAAGTCGTTTCGCCGGCCAACATCAACTCGCCCGACCAGATCGTGATCTCCGGCAACACCGGCGCAGTAACACGCGCGGCTGAACTCGCCAAAGAGGCGGGCGCCAAGCGCGCCATCATGCTGCCGGTGTCCGCCCCGTTCCACTGCCCGCTCATGGCGCCGGCGCAAAAGCGCCTCGCCGCCGACCTGCAGCACGTCCGTTTCCGCGAACCGGAGATTCCCGTCATCAGCAACATCGACGCCGAACCCACCAGCACCGCTTCCTACTCGCGCGATGCGCTTGTCCGCCAGGTCACCGGCGCCGTTCGCTGGGAGCAGTCCATGCGCAAGCTGATGGCCTTGGGAGTTGAAAATTTCGTGGAAGTCGGCCCGGGACGCGTGCTCACCGGCCTGATGCGGCAGATTGACAAAGAGAAAACCTGCCTCAATATCGAAGACGAAGCATCACTGCAGAAATTCCTGAACCACTTTGAACCCGCCCGCGCCGAAGCGGAGTAG
- a CDS encoding DUF433 domain-containing protein, translated as MHRAENRLPDFNPRRKFTDVRDLPSYSISEASHYLLVPRATVRSWVAGRHYPALDGTRFFKPVVRLPNASSLSLSFTNLVETHVLDAIRREHHIALDRIRIALDYLRKQFGSEHPLADYRLETDGLDLFVTKYGQLINISRAGQIAMRELIVSHLRRVEWDASGRAVRLYPFTRKRAAEEPKAVVIDPSLSFGRPVLAGTGIPTALVAERYKGGDSVEELAADYGRQRLEIEEAIRCELQLEAA; from the coding sequence GTGCACAGAGCTGAAAACCGGTTACCAGACTTCAATCCGAGGCGCAAATTCACCGATGTAAGAGATCTTCCGAGCTACAGTATCTCGGAGGCGTCGCACTATCTTCTGGTGCCGCGGGCCACAGTAAGGTCTTGGGTGGCAGGCCGGCACTACCCAGCTCTGGACGGAACACGTTTTTTTAAACCGGTGGTTCGGTTACCGAACGCATCAAGTTTGTCGCTCTCCTTCACGAATTTAGTAGAGACTCACGTCTTAGATGCGATTCGTCGGGAGCACCACATTGCGTTGGACAGAATCCGCATTGCACTCGACTATCTCCGCAAGCAGTTTGGTTCCGAACATCCATTGGCGGACTACCGCCTCGAGACCGATGGCCTAGACTTGTTCGTTACAAAGTACGGGCAGCTCATCAATATCAGTCGGGCTGGACAGATCGCGATGCGAGAACTCATCGTCTCCCACCTGCGACGTGTTGAGTGGGATGCGTCCGGCAGGGCCGTTCGCCTTTATCCATTCACCAGAAAACGCGCCGCCGAAGAACCAAAAGCTGTGGTGATAGATCCCAGCCTCTCGTTCGGGCGGCCTGTCCTGGCGGGCACGGGGATCCCCACAGCTCTCGTTGCTGAGCGCTACAAGGGTGGCGACTCCGTCGAAGAGCTCGCAGCAGACTACGGACGTCAGCGTCTGGAGATAGAAGAGGCAATCCGCTGCGAGTTGCAGCTTGAAGCCGCATAG